Below is a genomic region from Strigops habroptila isolate Jane unplaced genomic scaffold, bStrHab1.2.pri NW_022045634.1_ctg1, whole genome shotgun sequence.
ACACACGAGCGTCCGTGGCCACCTTGGAGTAGTTGAGAGGCTTCAGCTCCTTGTCACCTGGAAAACCACCCAGGGATGAAGCTTCTCCCCCCATGGCTCATCCAAAGGCATCTCCCGAGACGGAGCCATCCAGAAAGGTCCCATTTgagctcctgctcctcagaAAGGGGCAGTTTGCTGTTGGAGAAGGGACACACCACCCGGTTTCACCCCAACCAAGGGTTGGATCCATCATCTCACCACGAAGGTCCTTGTTGTCCATGAGGTTGTGGACTAACCCCAGGTTCCAGGCCACGCGAAACACGGGCCTCCTGATGGTCACGGTCCTGTCCGCAAGCTGGGTCTGTGTGGAGACCACATCGAAGGAGCCGAGGGTTGGAATTCGGACCCCctggagcagaagggaagggcCAAAGGGTGAGGAACACTCCGAGGGAAGAGCTGGAGGTGGCTCCGTCCAGGGATGGGACCTCGGACCGGGACCCTGCCACCTCCCAGTGTTCAGAGTGAGACAGGGCGGTGGGAATGGCTTTGGGAGGGAGATGCTGGGacctcttccttctgctttcccgTCTAATAGAGGAGTTCTGGAGCTCGATGGTCTCCGTGGATCATCCCTACTGACGGTGACACCACCCTTCCACCCTCTTTATCCCTCAAGGGGAACTTTTGGGctggttttcctgctttctggaATGGGGGAAAGCAACTGCAGCCCATGCTCCATGACCGTGGGGACTGCTTAGGACAAATGAGGAGGATTTAGGTGTCACCCCTTGTCACCTTGCGCAGCAAGAGCTGCCGTTGGATGGAGGCGGCCACCGCGTCCCACACAGCTCTTtgctctggaaaagcaaagggaaagcaggaaTTGGGTCACACTCGGATGGATCCCAACCCTCCAAAGTCCCCACATGGAGGAGGCGGCTGCAGCTCTTGGTGCTCACCGCACCTTCAGCGGTGACGCTGGGGACCGTGCAGATGTGCTTCATCCCACCCCAGAAGCCCATCCGGGCCAGCCTCATGCCGGCAGGCTGCTCCCCAGCGGTGCGCCCCGTGCGGGAGCTcatcccatgggtgctgctTGCCCGAGGGTGCGGGACCCACTGCCCGTGGTGGGGGGCGCTGTCACAGACCCACCGCGGCACCATGGCGACACGGGGGGGGGTGTGGCTTGGTGGAGAAAGGGGCGTGGTTTGCCTCCATGGGGGCTTGGCTTTGCAGCAATGGGAAGTGGGTAGTGTTGGGGCGTGCCTTGCCGCAGAAGGGGGCGTGGTTTGCTCCATGGGGCGTGGTTTGTCTTGGAGGGGGCGTGGCTTTGCCGCAGTGAACAAGatgggctgctggagagggtgTGGCTTTGCCGCAGAGGGGGCGTGACTTGCCGCTGAAGGGGGCGTGGTTTGCTCTATTGGGGCGTGGCTTGTCTCTGGAGGGGGCGTGGCTTTGCCTCAGTGAACGAGGTATGCTGCTGGAGAGGGCGTGGCTTGCCGCAGAGGGGGCGTGGCTTGCCGCTGAAGGCGCCACCGGCCCCAGCGCCTTCACACCCCGTTTTGGCACCGGGGACACGGACGGGTGACACAGGGATGCGGTGACACGGCGATGCGGTGACACAGGGATGCAGTGACACTGATGCAGTGCCACGGTGACACAGTGCCACGGTGCCATCTGCTCCCGCAGGGCCTGGCCGGTCCCTGGGGGCTCCTGATAAGCGTTATcagcccccccccagctccattccccccccccgggcccggCCGAACCGCTGCTTTATTGACAACAGGAATTCAACCCCAAAGCAAAGACAAGCGGGtgacaccccccacccccccccctcacccccccacccccccccctcacccccccccccacccatCAGGGTGACATTATGGGGTGCCCGGGTGACATCAGGGTGACGCATCCCCTCCATTATGACGTCACAGTGTCCCCGTGTGATGTCACTACAGCCCATCCCCTCCACCGTGACATCAGGGCATCCCATAAGACATCAGAGCAACGCACCCCCTCCCCAGGGGGGTGACCCGGGACCTTTGCCCCCTTCCCGGGGGGGGTCCCACCTCCTCCAcagtgctcagcagctcctcagcttcGGGGGCCACCCCCGGGGGCGTCCAGGGAGCCCCAACCCTGAGGCAGAGCCAGAGCTGGGGGACACGGTGTTAGAGACCCCCATAAGCCCCCCCTTTAGGGTaacaaccccccccaaaaggGGTAACCTGCAAATACCCCCTTATTGATGTCAGACCCCCCCCTTTTGGGGTACGCCCCCTGAAATAACCCCCTATTGATACAGGTGTCCCTCCCTTTGGGGTACCCCCTGCAATATACCCTCCATTAATGTAGGGCCCCCCCTATTTAGGCCGCCCTAAAGAGGGGACCCACAGCTGGATCCAAACAGGGACCCAACCGCTGGATCCAAACAGGGGAGcccacagctgcagcaaggGCCACAGCTGGATCTAAATGGGGGAACCCGCAGCTAGAGCAAGGGCCACAGCTGGATCTAAATGGGGGAACCCACAGCTGGAGCAAGGGCCACAGCTGGATCGAAACCGGGGCAGAACTGGACCCAAACCCagggggcagagctggagccacCGGTCACAGCTGGatccctcccccccctccacTGCTCCACATTCAGCTTCTCCAATCTCTTTATTCACCACAACCACCCTCCCCCGCCCCCAAACCACCcccttttgggggggggaaggccccaaaccctccccccccaacTGTTCCCCCCAAAGTCTCTATGTGAAGCGCAGGCGAGGGCCGGGGGggccccttccctcctctttgtGGCTCCTTCCCCTCCGCTTTTCCTCTTTCGCATCCGCGTTCTCCCTCGGGGGGGgcgcttccccccccccccccccagctcacGCGTTTCCTTCCTCCTCGCCCCCGTTTTCCTTCTTCGCTTTCTCTTCGGAGCCGTCGGCGCCGCTTTTCCCGGCTCCTTCCCCGCTCTTGGCGTTGGGGACCCAGAGGCCCGAGTCGATGCAGCGCTGCATGTGGTGCTTGGCTTCCTGCACGGGGACAGGGAACACGCTCGGGGGGGGCCCCTCTTCCTGCTTCCCCGCTTCCCGGAAGGGCCGGGAGCATCCCGGGATGGGGAGCAAGGGAAACACTCACAGTTGGATCCATTTTGCTGATGGCATCTTGTAGCATCTGCACATCTTTGACATCGAAgcatttctgcagctcctgggaggGCAAAGCACATGAGACCCCCCCACTGAATCCCACCACATCccagttttcctgctttatccctgagaaacaagaggaaatggcctcaggttgcagcaggggaagtttagatggAGATTGGGATGAGTTTATCCCCCTAAAGGGTGGGCAGGATTGGAacgggctgcccagggcagtgctggagtcaccatccctggaagcattccCAACCCATGTAGTGCcatggcttagtggtggccttggAAGCGCTGGGAATGGTTGGCCTGGATGGAACTAAAGCTCGTTTCCAGGCTGGCTGGTTCCCGGAGGGGACACTCACGGGTGGGAGGGACTCATAGACCTCGACGGGGTCGAGCCCCCCAGGACCCAGGCgcttctgcctctcctcctcttcataCTCCTTCATGGCCTTCTCAATGCGAACCTTGGCCCGGCCGCGCACCCGCTCCTTGAAGGCCTCCAGCTCGTCATTGAAGCCCTCCATGTACTGCTGGTCAGCTGtctgggggggggacacggcggggggggggcaccaTCACCTTCCACATCCCCATTTGGGGTCCTTCACCCCATAGAGATATTGCTGCAACAGCCACCATCTGCCAAGTGGGGGGGTTCAAGGGGAGATGGGGGGGAACAGATGGttctgggggggggaaagggggggtcCAACCTGGTTCTCACCTTGATTTTGGTGAAGAACTGCCTGAAACAGGCCCTGGGGTCCACCTTGAGGCTCTTGGCCAGCTCGAGGATGAACTGCATGACGATGGTCTGGTGGGCGACCTGCTCCATCAGGGCATgtttctgggggggggggaaaggagaaggggagtAAGGAGACTCCAAACCCCCCCCCAGGTTCTGCAAAAAGGGCTTTTGCAACCCCAATTATTCCCTGATTTGGGAATTCTGCATCCAGCTGGAGCCCTCTGGGGCTGAGCCCGGAGAGGAGGcggctccagggagaccttctGAAGGTGGGTTCATCCTGGCTGGATCTCCAGGAGAAATCCCTGATGCCAAAGGGGAGGAGCTCCAAGGGGAATCCCATTGGGATCATGCCTCCAGAGAGCAGCAATAACACCAGGacaggggctgggggagctcctgccccagctccaagGGGAATCCCATTGGGATCGTGcctccagagagcagcagtaACGCCAGGacaggggctgggggagctcctgccccagctccaagGGGAATCCCATTGGGATTGTGcttccagagagcagcagcaatgccggggaaggggctggagaagagggagaggCGGTGGCTCTGGGCAGGGATGAGGCTGCATATCCAGGCTAATTCCCTCATCCAAAGGGCTGCGGAGCTCTGGAACTTGGGAAGTGCTGGAATCCCCCTCGTGAGGGCTTTGCTCCGAGTTACCGATGGGCCTCCAGGACCTTCAGCACCTTTCCCAACTTAAAGCATCGCCCAATTCCAAGCAGGAAGAGCCAATCCCGCCGCAAAGGCTTCCCTCCTcacctcctccacctccagGTCGATGCACCAGATCACCAGGTAGTTGGCCGTCTCCTCGCACACCAAGTGAGGGTTATCCGAGAGGTACTTCTGGCTGTCATCCCAACGCCgcagcatccctgcagacaGGGGAGCCCCCAGTGACCCCCCCGGCACAACAGCACCTCCTCGGGGGGACACGCGAGGACACAACCCCCCCAAACTGCagcaacacccccccccccatcacccatTTCAAGACATCCAATGGGTCATTTTTGACTTGGGGGGTGTCACAAGCACTGGGAACCCCCCAAAATGGGGGTgttgccccccccccagcactcaCCAAAGTGTTTGATCTGCTTCTCGTGTCTCTCCACaaaggttttgtgtttcttctccttctgctcctccgtttcctccttctcctctggttTGACATTGAAGACGCtctgggaaagggaaggatgtGAGGGAGCAGCCCACGGATGGGAGGGAGGTATCCCAGAGGGGGGGGTCCCCAATCCCAACCTTGCTGAAGCCATCCTTGCTGAGCGTGTCCACATTCCAAGGCAggttcttctccttcttcttcagCTCCTCCAGTTTCTTCTCCCaacttttctcttccttcctgagCTGCTGGGCCTCGGCCTGGAGCTTTTCCAGCTCCCCCTTCCCGCTTTCCGGAGCCGACACTTCCAGCTCCTTCATCTTCTTCTGGCACTCGGCGAGTTTCCGTTTGCATTCCCGGCAGCCTTTATCCagctcctctttttccttctggaattGCTCCATCCTCTCCACCCGAGCCTGAAGGAgacaggagggaaaagggggttAATATCCCGCCCCCCCGGATCCATTATCCTTATGGAATAGGGTGAGGGGAAACCAGAAGACCCCAGATTAGAGGAGAACTCCCCCCGGCTGTGGTGGAATGGggatggaagcagcagcatcatcccttctccctgccaaTACTGCGGCATTCCCGGTCCCCATGGATCCAGCTCCCAGGAATTGGAGCCCCCCCCGTTTATCTCAATGGGTCCCTCCAGCCCTGGACATGGTGAGGATGGGAGGAAAGGACCAAGAACCAGGCGGGTGGGGGGAACAGTTACCATGGAAACAGGGGAACAGCGGATGGGGGGTGTTGCTATAGCAATACCCCCCCCATGGGAACTCTCTTCCCATGTAGGGTCCTGGTGCCAATTGCCATGACAACAAGGGGATTTCCCCCCACCCACCCCGCCCCATAGGGGTTACTATGGGGGGGCATCCCGGCATCGGTTGCCATGGGAACAGGGGATTTCCCTCTCCTCTAAAGGTTACTATGGGAACAAGGGGATTCCCCCCCCCATAAGCGTTGCCATGGGAACAGGgggatttcccccccccccccataagGGTTGCCATGGGAACAGGGGGATTCCTCCCCCCCAATAAGGGTTACTATGGGAACAGGGGGATTCCCCCCCCGCCCATAAGGGTTACTATGGGAACAGGGGGATTT
It encodes:
- the CDC37 gene encoding hsp90 co-chaperone Cdc37, which encodes MVDYSVWDHIEVSDDEDETHPNIDTASLFRWRHQARVERMEQFQKEKEELDKGCRECKRKLAECQKKMKELEVSAPESGKGELEKLQAEAQQLRKEEKSWEKKLEELKKKEKNLPWNVDTLSKDGFSKSVFNVKPEEKEETEEQKEKKHKTFVERHEKQIKHFGMLRRWDDSQKYLSDNPHLVCEETANYLVIWCIDLEVEEKHALMEQVAHQTIVMQFILELAKSLKVDPRACFRQFFTKIKTADQQYMEGFNDELEAFKERVRGRAKVRIEKAMKEYEEEERQKRLGPGGLDPVEVYESLPPELQKCFDVKDVQMLQDAISKMDPTEAKHHMQRCIDSGLWVPNAKSGEGAGKSGADGSEEKAKKENGGEEEGNA